Proteins found in one Trichoplusia ni isolate ovarian cell line Hi5 chromosome 14, tn1, whole genome shotgun sequence genomic segment:
- the LOC113500502 gene encoding trypsin-1-like: MQVTFLLFLGCSSYVLTSPVPETADAARIVNGYEADIRDVPYQASLKRRVVSGYSHMCGAVIISDRGLLTAAHCVDQYVANPSSLRVTVGTTNRVTGGRTYDISRVLPHEQYSTDTLEHDIAVLGTTRTITFSISVAPVAIPRESFNLPVGTEAIVSGFGTTSYEGSSSSVLLAARVQIVDQQTCMRAYMRIGAVTSGMVCAHGVNPLRDACQGDSGGPLVANNHVVGIVSWGEGCASIQYPGVYTRVSMYHTWIQQRMTLIN; the protein is encoded by the exons ATGCAGGTTACCTTCTTATTGTTTTTAG gATGTTCAAGCTATGTCTTAACGTCTCCTGTTCCTGAGACAGCTGATGCAGCAAGAATAGTTAATGGATACGAAGCAGACATAAGAGATGTCCCCTACCAAGCCTCCTTGAAAAGAAGGGTTGTGTCTGGATATTCTCACATGTGTGGTGCAGTGATCATAAGCGATAGAGGATTGTTAACTGCTGCCCATTGTGTTGACCA ataCGTTGCAAACCCGTCATCATTACGAGTCACCGTTGGGACAACCAATCGTGTTACTGGGGGAAGGACGTACGACATATCAAGAGTCTTGCCTCATGAGCAATACTCCACAGATACCCTGGAACATGACATAGCAGTCCTGGGAACTACGAGGACTATAACCTTTAGTATTTCAGTAGCTCCAGTGGCTATACCAAGAGAAAGTTTTAATTTGCCAGTTGGTACTGAAGCCATTGTTTCTGGATTTGGGACAACTTCG TACGAGGGATCATCGTCTTCTGTGCTCCTGGCCGCACGCGTGCAGATTGTCGACCAGCAGACATGCATGCGCGCATACATGCGCATCGGCGCTGTCACCTCCGGCATGGTCTGTGCACATGGGGTCAACCCATTGAGAGATGCTTGCCAAGGTGACTCCGGTGGCCCCTTAGTAGCAAATAACCATGTCGTGGGAATCGTATCCTGGGGTGAAGGCTGTGCCAGCATTCAATACCCTGGTGTCTATACTAGAGTCTCCATGTACCATACGTGGATACAGCAGCGAATGACCCTAATTAACTAA